A window of Cherax quadricarinatus isolate ZL_2023a chromosome 62, ASM3850222v1, whole genome shotgun sequence genomic DNA:
TACACAGTGACAATCACAAAAAACTCATGATTTGCTTATCAATGATAAAAATCACTTGACTTTAGAATCACACAATCACATTTCACAAAACTATTCAACAATCAATAATGCTACTCACACAATTACTAAAGAATTCATGTTCAACAATCACACAATCACTAAAGAATTAATGTTCAACAATGACACAATCACTGAAGAATTAATGTTCAAACAATCACTAAAGAATTAATGTTCAAACAATCACTAaagaattaatattttttttttcaacaagttggccgtctcccaccgaggcagggtgacccaaaaagaaagaaaatccccaaaaagaaaatactttcatcattcaacactttcaccacactcacacattatcactgtttttgcagaggcgcccagaatacaacagtttagaagtatatacgtataaaaatacacaatatatccctccaaactgccaatatcccaaacccctcctttagagtgcaggcattgtacttcccattgtacttcccatttccaggactcaagtcgggttatataaaataaccggtgtccctgaatccctccactaaatattaccctgcttataCTCCAACAACTCGtaagaattaataataataatactttttctacaagtacacatataaggtatacagaccgtagctgacagcaatgacatactactatatagaaagctgcttgttatgctgagcatttcccgcaaattaggtcagttttgtcccaggatgcaacccataccagtccactaacacccaggtacccattgcactgatgggtgaacatagacaacaggtgtaaagaaacatgcccagtgtttctaccctggctgggaatcgaacccagaccctcaccatgtgaagcgagagctttagacACATTGTCACCAGAGCCCTAATGTTCAACAATCACACAATCACTAAAGAATTAATGTTCAATCACTAAAGAATTAATATTCAAGCAATCACTAAAGAATTAATAATCAAACAATCACTAAAGAATTAATGTTCAACAATCATGCTACCACTAAACAATGTTCAACAATCATGCTACCACTAAATAGTATTCAACAATCATGCTACCACTAAACAATGTTCAACAATCATGCTACcactgaacaatgttcaacaatcATGCTACCACTGAACAATGTTCATCAATCATACCACCactaaacaatattcaacaatcACACAATCACTAAAGAATGGATGTTCAGCAATCAATAAAGCATGACACCCCATAATCAGTGAAAAATTACATGACTAAGAAATCACAATCAGTAAATCTTCAACATTCCAAAATCAACAAAAATTCAAATCACTTACAAATAACACTCGACAGTGAACAAAGAGTCTCATGAAAAAatcacatacaacagtcacagaaGAATTACACAACAGTCACTGAGAAGACTCGCACAACAGTCACAGAGAAgagtcatatttttttttttacacagcagCCATCGCTCACTGAGGACGTGACCTAAAAGAAAggggaaacacattcaccatcattcagtcaatcactgtcttgccagaagtgtgctgatatcACAGTTTAGATGGCCCtctaaactgcaacatcctcatcctGTAcatcctgaatcccttcataaatttctttttttttctaacacatcggccatctcccaccgaggcagggtgacccaaaaagaaaaacactttcaccatcattcaacacttctcattatcattcacacataatcactgtctttgcagaggagtCTAGATACGATAGTTTAGATGTCTCTCCAAGTAGCTTACTAAAAAATAAAATGACGAAAACCCTTATGTTGCCTTGTAAATATTAATATGCATCAATCCCCCAATTACGCCGAGGCTAAACTTTTAACAAGCACCAAATTATAGGATTTTCAAGGCTGACTCAGAAAAGTGATCAAATCTGTTGAATAGAATAGTCCAATAGAGGGACATTTACTATAAGCAAATTTCTAAGGTTATGCAATCCATGTTATGTGACTTTATCTCCTTAATGGTTACATTTTATGTGGATGGTTGTAATATTAGTCAAGGAATGTATAAGTTAATTAAATCTGATATGGCTGGGAGGCAAATGCATTTTAAGAATGTCAACAAGAATGAAGACGATGCATGCACAAGGCTGAACAAGCCTATTCCTCGAGATGTCTTGCTCCAAGGAATGCTCTCCTTGGGGTGGAATGCTATTGCAGTAAATGCTGTTCCGCTCCATGTTTTGGTCTTTGTTTGAGTATTAGCTAAATAAATTTGATGTGGCTGGCTGCAAAACACTAAGATGTGTAAAACCTGATACAGTAGTTAGATTTATAGCAGCTAggcatgaaaaaaaaattattaatgtaGCCGTCTATTATATAAGAGGTTGAGTCAGGCAATTATACAATTTAGTGAATGTGTGAGAGGACTTTCTAGTCTAGCTGTGGTAACAATCATCCCTTCTGATGATGATAATGCTgtgaatgaattttttttttttttttaacatgtcggctgtttcccaccgaggcagggtgacccaaaaagaaaaaaaactttcatcatcattcaacaccttcaccattaCTGTGGCTTCATAAATGCTTAAGAACACTGATACATCAGGAATTAGGAAAGTTATGACAATATTTCAGTTCGTCCTGGATCACTGTCATCGTAAGTTTCCTCTCTTAAGcgcaggttatttgtgaatcaTTTCAGCCATGTTAATGTGTCTTTTATGCTACATCAGGCCTGATGATGTTTAACCATACCAGTTTTGAGAGCTGTCTGAGGACAGAATAATTTATGCAACTTGACCACACATGACCACAGCCCTATATATAATCTCAGACTTAAGTGAGAATAATAATCATAGGTATCAAATGAACTATCTGAGAGCTAGAAAAGTTAGATAATGCATTGCACCCGAGATGGAAAATCACAGAAAATATCTACGTGTCAACAGTTAATTTTCTCCAATGTGAGCTATGGGGTAACAAAAACAAACTCCCTCATCATGTGAAGAGAGGGAGAAGCCAAAACAAGAGAAACATCAAATGTACTGTCATTAAGGAGATTTCATCACAATACAAAAACCTTGAAGTAAGTACTCACTCCTTGCATTCTTGAGGGTCCTGGGAGTCCATGAGGTAGCTGAGAGTCTAGAACATGAGCctgagtggcagcagcagcagccaactCCCATGGCAGACATCCACTTCTGAACGTTGTTTGTTGTGGTGCGTACGCAAGACCTGTGTCTGCCTCACTGAACTGCAAGCTATCTAGGCCTTCCTCAGTTTCAGGAAACCAGCCTGCTGGCTCTTCTTTGACTAGTACATCTTCCATTTTAACCTAGAAGGTAAATGTCCTATTCAGTACATGTAAAAGAAGCACCTGAGGTaaataacaatactgtgactggacaatactgtgactggaacaatacacatataactcacacataggagagagaagcttaggacaacgttttggtccgacttggaccatttacaaagtcacaccattTGTAGTCActgagactttgtaaatggtccaagtcagaccaaaacatcgtcgtaagcttctctctgcaATGTGCAGCATTATTTGTGTAAAGCACTTGAGGTATAGCTGACAATTACAGCAATAGTGCCCATTAGGTACCTCCTTGTTTACTGTTATTGAAAGTTAAAATTGATTTCTAAAATAATACCACAATTAAGTTGATCCATTTTAAGGATTCTGTCTTGTTACTAGCTTTATTAAAGAGCTCTAAGAACAGCAAAAAACAAGCCTCTTACTCAATAAGCAATTTGTTTGTTTACAGTACTGAATTTACAGACTAGAGATCTCATCATATTTCAGTTCATTTCAAAACCCAGCCCTATCAAAGGCATACTACACTATGCAATAAGTAGCCTGCAACAGTTAGATGATACCCAAGTTATCTATTTACTGCTACAAGTCATCCATTTCTTTGAGGGTGGGTAACTCATCACACTGCAAAAAGTGATCTATCTCCAAGTTACACGCCAGTAATTGTTAaatgaacattattattataatcaagggaaagaactaaacccgtaggattatacagcacctgtgggggggatgtggaaggtactcaggcttaattcagggaattggagcacagattcaattccctagatcaagagcccctcaccagcatcaaggaaccttccttgagggggttaaATGAACAGAAAATGAAGTCATCAATCACTCTACCCTGTCATAaagaactttgtaaatggtccaagttggaccgaaacatcattGCAAGCTTCTCTCTTCTGTGTGTAAGTTATCTGTGCACTACACTCGTGATCACACTACCAAGTGTGCACCATTAAAATTACTACACATACACCAGGAAACTGGCAAGTAGTATAATTAAGTAAACTTTTTCAAAGGCAAGTCTGCCTTCCCTCTCATACCGTTACATTCACAAAGTGTAAAATTAACTGAAGAGGAATGAAAGCAGTTAAATGGCTAACCTCAGGTCTAAGAGCCTTGTTAAATGGCTTACCTTAGGTCAAAGAGCCTTGTTAAATGGCTTACCTCAGGTCTAAGAGCCTTATCAACTGGCTCATTGTCAGCATCACTTTGTGAAGACGCTCCCATGTCTTGATTGGCTGAATGACTTAGCATCTCTGCAGATGATGTGGCACCTGGTTGATCTGTTGAATTACTAGAGTTACTGCCACTAGATGGAACTTGCGCCTTGTGTCTTGATGTTTCAGAATCATTGCTGGTTATTCTGGATTTTTGCATTTCTCTCCTTCCTGTTCTGTCATTGTCAGTGGTTGCAGTGGGTGGCACCTCTTCCGATCTCTTTCTTTTACCATCAGGCAAGTCATCTTCCCACAGTGAAgacctcttgctctctcttatGTCCTTCGTTGATGGGGCATTGACAGGTTCTGCTAAACCCTTAATTCTAAGTGCCTCAGCAGCTTTCATGAGTCCTGTAAGATCATTTTGCAAGACATTCACTTCACCCAGGTACATATAATTGAGCAGTGCTTCTAGATCTTTGTATGCTACATTGGCTACCACAATGACTGGATGCTTGCATGCCGTTTTCTCAAACATCTCATCGAAAAAATCACTGCAAGTAGAAAGAACCAGCTTGTGGACTGGATAAAAGCGTCCATCACACGCCAGAGTAACATCACAGTACGCCTCCTGAAATGAATAAATCACATGCATAAAACAATGGacttgttaaaaaatatatattctacATTTTTATGCCAAAGCAACAAAgcagaatacagcctctcctcacttaacgatggagttctgttcctaagaccacgctggtaaacaaattcgttgctaagtgaggaacctactataatggtggtgggtttgtgtcaaccatctttgatgttgttttaatgtcacctttacaccatttataacatttttgcctggatgatgactaataaacttaccctgaatactgataaaacctatttcattcagtttggaaacaaagctgcaaatgttccacttaacataacactaaacGGATCACCTGTCACAagactcagagggaaaattcctaggaatccaccttgacagtagcctcaagttccagacacttatacaacaaatctccaagaaaatctctaagactgtaggcatattatcaaagatacagtactatgttccacaatcagctctcctggcactgtatcattcactcatctacccttatctcacatatggaatttgtgcatggggatcaacaacattaaatcacctaagaccactaataacccagcaaaaggcagcagtcagaatgataacaaattcccactcccgacagcatactccaccaattttcaagtcTAAACCTGCTCAccattaacccctaaacggtccaaacgtatatacagtggacccccgcataccggacgccttgcataacggacaatccgcataccgacgctttgatcgctaaaattttgcctcgcatactgcccaaaaacccgctcagcgcccttcgtccgagacgcgtccaatgtgcggcctgagccagcctcatatgttccgccggtggcattgtttaccagccagcctccgcggtaacattcaagcaatcggaatatttcgtattattacagtgttttcggtgctgtttctggaaaataagtgaccatgggccccaagaaagcttctagttccaaccctacagcaataagggttagaattccaatagagatgaagaaagagatcattgataagtatgaaagtggagtgcgtatcaccgacctggtcaggttgtacaagaaacccaaatcaaccatctctactattgtgggcaacagaaaggcaatcaaggaagctgttcttgccaaaggtttaactgtgttttcgaaacagagatcgcaagtgatggaagatgttaagagactcttattggtgtggataaatgaaaaacagctagcaggagatagcgtttctcaagcgatcataagcgaaaaggctaggaagttgcatgaggatttaattaaaaaaaggcctgcaactagtgatgatgtgagtgaatttaaggccagcaaaggttggtttgagagatttaagaagcgtagtggcatacatagtgtgataaggcatggtgaggctgccagttcggaccacaaagcggctgaaaaatatgtgcaggaattcaaggagtacatagaaactgaaggactgaaacctgaacaagtgtttaattgtgatgaaacaggcctgttttggaagaaaatgccatgcaggacctacattactcaggaagaaaaggcactcccaggacataagcctatgaaagacaggcttactttgttgatgtgttccaatgctagtggtgattgcaaagttaagcctttattagtgtatcactctgaaactcccagagcgttcaggcaaaagaatgtcctcaaggataatttgtgtgtgctgtggagggcaaacagtaaggcatgggtcactagggactttttctgtaactggttacaccatgcatttgcccccaatgtgaaagattacctaactgaaaagaaattagaacttaagtgcctcctggtgttagacaatgctcctggtcatcctacagacgtggcagagcgactttatggggacatgagcttcattaaggtgaagtttttgcctcctaataccactcctctcctgcagcccatggaccagcaggttattgcaaacttcaaaaaactgtacacaaaagctctgtttgaaaggtgctttgtagtgacctcagaaactcaactgactctaagagagttttggagagatcactttaatatcctcaattgtataaaccttataggtaaggcttgggagggagtgactaagaagaccttgaactctgcttggaagaaactgtggccagaatgtgtagacaaaagggattttgaagggtttgaggctaaccctgagaggagtataccagttgaggaatcaattgtggcattggggaagtccttggggttggaggttagtggggaggatgtggaagagttggtggaggaggacaatgaagaactaaccactgatgagctgatagatcaacttcaagagcaagaggccagacctgaggaaactggttcaaaggaggggagagagaaattgaaggaattgcctactacaaagattaaggaaatgtgtgcaaaatggcttgaagtgctaaccttttttgatgaaaatcaccctcacacaactattgcaagccgtgttggcaacctgtacactgacaatgttgtgaaacactttagggaagtcataaaggaacgagaggtacaggccactatggacagatatgttgtgcgaaagaagtccagtgactctgaagctggtcctagtggcattaaaagaagaagggaagtaaccccagaaaaggactcgacacctcaagtcttaatggaaggggattccccttctaaacactaacactctctctcccctcctcccatcccatcaatcatcaccagatcttcaataaaagtaagtgtcatgtaagtgtgcatgcctttttcagtttgtgtgtattaaaattaacatttcatgtggtaaaatttttttttttcatacttttgggtgtcttgcacggattaatttgatttccattatttcttatggggaaaattcattcgcataccgaacatttcgcataacagccagccctcttgcacggattaaggtcgctatgcgggggtccactgtatacgttctCTTCCCCAgcaccccgaatattttgaaaaataaaaactaTTTTTCAATGAAATAAAGAGAAAAATTTTCTAAGTGTAAtagaattaaaataaaaaaaattagggtcagtacttgctgacatatgaggctgcaaagttggcacttaatgctcacctgacggcaacatcgagtcctgcctcTTGAGGAAGTGTTGCCGACataccattttttctcatttctatattattttatataatttttatgttctgataattacaatttattgtagttcttggcatttcataaccaatctttgttctgacactaatacatattaggtactgaaattgtactcaaattgtcacaaatacattgacaggtggacatttacacctgccctGGTCATTTACTAATGTCtagaaatacagtggtccctcatttgtcgtcgttaatccgttcctggaagtgcgatGATTATCGAaaaagacgattttcgaatcaattttccccataagaaataatgtaaatacaattaatccattcctgacacccagaagtattaaccctttcagggtccgtcccgttgatcaacggctttacgttgagtgtccaaaccgtagatcaacgccaaaattctagcaccgtcaaatttagcgcgaaaacgctcataggcctacatgtgagagaacgggtctgcgtggtgggtgtgcgccataaacaaaaaatctaggtgcccgcatagcattgtgggaacgcccgctcagttacccttgttcaccatgcctcgtcgcaagtcagctctcactccccggaaaattgggactctcctcttcctatctgatagttctgacactgatggaagtggaaatgaagacgaattctacggctttgatcagttagtgaccgaaaagaatgaccaggatatcgataatagtgcagaaaaccctgacgatcctcaaccttctacctctggtgtgggcactcgtgactcacggtcggttgttcctcatcgcaagagaaaactaatattttcgcgtggccaggcctctgacttcagtaatgatgatgatagtgacgtggactgtgattttattgcgctcgacgatcaatcgagtagtgatagtgaggaatcatattcaccagtgaagcgtcggtatgttcgccgccgcatgcgctcgggtagtgtaccctatgctgtgcccaggggaaggagtacatcccggagtacatcccgtggcccaacaccagttttaggtagtgatagtgaggatgatgtggctacacttggcatggatagaccacaggcatcagtggatggtgttagtggtgatggtagtggcaccgccatgcgtgactcacgaggccacgctgggacccacgctgctgactcgtcagttcaaggacaaagcggagcgccagccaccagcccaccacaaccacaaccacccgcacaaccagcctatgatgtccagtatccaccagcaaaccgtacgtgggattggcagcaaaatcccaattttgttcccaagcctcaccactttgatgattctcaaagtggaattctacctacttgtccccttggaaccatggccaatgaactggaattctttgaattattctttgaccagccattgatggaaattattgtcagggaaagtaataagtattttgagtacaccatggcaaatacgatcttatcactacagtcaagactacacaggtggaaagagacgactgttgcagaaatgtatttgctttttgcaacaataatgcttatgcctcacgtctataagcataatataaaagcatactggtccacagatcggctaatttctaccctggtcttcagtgaaatcataccagttaacaggtttatcttactcttatgtatgttgcacttctctgacaaaaccaggcctgacagaagtgacaggttatacaagattagaaatgttttcatgtatctcaaacaaaagttcagcatatacttttatccattcaagaatcttgtaattgacgagtctttgattttgttcaaaggtagactgtcattcaagcagtatataccgagcaagaggaaatgctttggtataaaacggtttgtactctgtgattgtgacagtggcctggtgttggatattgttgtatacacgggtagtaaaacattgaaagataccaagatgttattgggtatctcaggtgacgtagtgagaaacatgatggcaccttatcttggtaaggggcatacattatataccgataactggtacacaagcccattactcagtgatttcatgcgagtgaacaagacagatgtgtgtggcacagtgcgttctaatcgtaaacatatgcccaggctcaacgcaggtgctcgtggtgatgacgtgcaggtgtttactgccaatgacatcatggcattacggtggcatgacaaacgagatgtcacattgttgacaaccattcaccgtaatgaaatgcaagacagtggcaaagttgatcgagtgactaatgaacgtattcgaaaaccagtgtcagtgattgattatacacaaaacatgcgcttggttgacaagtgtgacatgcagattggttttgttgactgtgttcgtaagagttacaagtggtacatgaaacttttcttccatctcatggacatttcaatgctaaatgcatataatatgtaccaaataaagactggcaacagaccaccgtatggtgaattttgtttgtctgttgtcagacaactcataatgaagtaccaggtaacaacatctgctatacaacatggtcctcgaattcctcaggatatacccaagcgtttgaggagagaaggtgatcatttcataatacagcttccttcaactaagaagaaatttgctcagaagagatgcattgtctgtgcacaaacaaaacgacagcaacaaagacgcaaagacactcggtttatgtgtgaggaatgtaaggtgcctctgtgcatggtgccttgtttcaaggagttccacaagctccagcagttttaaaaccatgtccagtgattgtaagtatgtaaatatatgatagaacattagtattatacaatatttgtgcatgtttattgtaataaacaacagtggtaaacaataatatgataataactttagtgcggttattgtgttcaatacagtgagtttatatatatacataatatacagtattggtctctcaggccccaaatgttagtaggaatagaaaaaaattggaaaagaaaagaaaaaacaactaaaaccacaaaataatgtaatgcgcgtatgtggaattcgtcgatgttgccgccaccacatcatttttgacaaacttcttggcactgtatctcagtagtactgatcagatttttttttttgtcttattaccttcacaaaaatatgctctttaattctgtaagaaaattttttttttttttttttcaaaatttcttggacactggagcaccacttcagattttggccttggaccctgaaagggttaaaacaaaattttttttacatgaaatatagatgtagtacataaacaatacaatgagacatgatgaatgaaacattaacagcataacacttaccttcattggcgatttttcttagtgtatggaagactgaaggaggagagacattgaattagttactgtttggaagtggaatccccttccatcaacacctcaggtaccaagtgattttctggggttacttctcttctctgtttcttaatgccactaggaccagcttgagtcattggagtcctgtctcacaaaaaaagtgtccagagagctctgtttctggcatctctttaaaacttccctaaaatgggccaagactctgtcactgtacaagttgctgatatggcttgcaacatccttctcagggtgatgtttctccataaatctttccatcctaccccaaatttcaaaaatctccttaatttctgaagaaggcaccttcttccatctctcttcctccttgtctgcagcaagattctgagctgcgatctgttcctgttcctgctgaagctcttgcagctcctcagctgGCCAGTTCGAccacatgtacgccactttcatattgttcaatgatgtttttcttaaattcaatcgtatttctcactttctttaccaaagacttggcactaggagctttctttggagccatggtagcttatttagcacttgcaagcactaaaatgaatggaatattatgaaatatttcgtatgaacaagtgaggggaccgttgctcactggtaaacaatggtacactggctgggaagggaggccgaggcggctcagagcgtgagtacgtgtCCCGGATGAAGGACGATTAGTGAGTaaaccgaccatttgcgagccaatgtttggacgagaataacgcgacgatttccgaaaaggacgaaTATCGAGCCGGACGATtagtgagggaccactgtatatacaaagtatttataggtcccagcaatgttttggatacacaggagtatagaagaagaagaaggaagaagggaggaggaggaggaagaaagaaggaaaaagaaggaagaagttcccttgaagcaatgtgACAAGTATCCAGGAGGgcagtgataagatgagatatGGGATAACATTTGATGGGCGCCAGCGAGGGTGCAAAGATGAGATAGTGCAGAGATAAGACGAGATAAGCTATGACATTTGATATGCGCCAGCAAGGGTGCAGAGGtaagggatgacatttgatgagcttgtatctctgtctctgattatctgtctctctgtctgcttgtctctttccgtctctctgcttgtctctctttctcagagagagccactgtgaaccaacaggtattcttatgcattatatctacaagcacagtatagcacttcggATTTTTTAGGTtaacctaggtaatttacactatgtataattgtatttgtgtgtacctgtgagatatataaaaagagatagacagagacagagatagacagagacagagatagacagatagatagatacagatcctaaacttggggttaacatcactttcctctgaaaaggggagtgttaatatgacattacatcagtgaatccttggtgtttgcagCACTGTTTGCTCGAGCTGGcactcaatttaactggcgctcccacaaagtactaagtggtcccagatttttttaatgtggtgcacaccgagtgttaaaacccattctatgctgaccaggcatctcaggccaatcgagccaaatttggaggcaggaaaattaaaacatacgtatatacatttggggcgctagcggtaagaatgtatatatacgtttggactgttcaggggttaagaacatccatatttattcatgtgcctaccaCATACATAGAATATacacaaacataaaccctccactcaaacttctcctcaccaaccttaacaggacacatgaccataacacaaggcacagatttctttttgatgtaccccatgtccatatcacactgtgtaaaaactctatgcacataaagggccccaaaatttggaattcattaccagaaaatactaaagtaacccagtctgaaaatcaatttaagactcttctc
This region includes:
- the LOC128687294 gene encoding protein bric-a-brac 2 isoform X5, which codes for MDGGLLSLRWNDHRQTFFKMLSGVRKREAYCDVTLACDGRFYPVHKLVLSTCSDFFDEMFEKTACKHPVIVVANVAYKDLEALLNYMYLGEVNVLQNDLTGLMKAAEALRIKGLAEPVNAPSTKDIRESKRSSLWEDDLPDGKRKRSEEVPPTATTDNDRTGRREMQKSRITSNDSETSRHKAQVPSSGSNSSNSTDQPGATSSAEMLSHSANQDMGASSQSDADNEPVDKALRPEVKMEDVLVKEEPAGWFPETEEGLDSLQFSEADTGLAYAPQQTTFRSGCLPWELAAAAATQAHVLDSQLPHGLPGPSRMQGILQLKSGATTDHLMIGTSQRRDNKLYVAGFAYTKNRSRGVRAYWRCSDRTCPGRLVLLGNDVVKAGKHSHPPEPDGKTTADLNDVLKFELQERQIHYSSEEQRQRYKKYETTRRSRNFVESWRIEFEWVCYDTTKRVMTCKTCLKYGTEDDKKSRFVSGNTNFKRLSLVRHQQSQIHRRCEARRIADLNLCVSTATMGI
- the LOC128687294 gene encoding modifier of mdg4 isoform X4, giving the protein MDGGLLSLRWNDHRQTFFKMLSGVRKREAYCDVTLACDGRFYPVHKLVLSTCSDFFDEMFEKTACKHPVIVVANVAYKDLEALLNYMYLGEVNVLQNDLTGLMKAAEALRIKGLAEPVNAPSTKDIRESKRSSLWEDDLPDGKRKRSEEVPPTATTDNDRTGRREMQKSRITSNDSETSRHKAQVPSSGSNSSNSTDQPGATSSAEMLSHSANQDMGASSQSDADNEPVDKALRPEVKMEDVLVKEEPAGWFPETEEGLDSLQFSEADTGLAYAPQQTTFRSGCLPWELAAAAATQAHVLDSQLPHGLPGPSRMQGTEDPSQPGPMNEKLEMTRSLEAAGSHRVSSQARPTNETFVATCSPDLSGSPKGSSQGISMNEKFVMTHFLEASSLHKALSQTSFVDIGTLDLSFPKRFSKSLIKKILTTRFIPDTHWKPPQRQFGKYRRRVPEKFFNNEQYPTLRYSTVQDGLYCAPCVAFQNTDAILVGKPLQDWSNAIRHTSYHLQSEGHKFAINMAAKFLSSFESEKVGSESSSEFSLVITGQETSGNAVREGPPSP